In a genomic window of Flavobacterium lipolyticum:
- a CDS encoding acyltransferase family protein — protein MINNEKDRISVLDGFRAIAILSVILYHYFYRWNDSRYPYFGGNYFHYGFKGVPFFFMISGFVICYSLEGTKDFISFWKKRFIRLFPSILVASVLTYCILLILDHYNTFPDNHFRNLIISITFLPPHIYNLFSETPEYFSYINFDYWSLWPEIQFYLFTSIIYFFSKKNFKRNFIIVCFAFLLLYNVLLFYGFDQIKIVSKFFNLFNLIKYLIFFLSGALFYMLYNNKTFKLYLFLLIVSFLIINHAFDLSEFISAIIMFLLFFCFIYYPGSLQFLENRFIIKIGVSSYFLYLIHDYIGVVWIKNIVSFFYPNSFIAPILIMIVMITLSIFYTQKVETKISRYLHKCLLNKNND, from the coding sequence ATGATTAATAATGAGAAAGACAGAATTTCTGTTCTCGACGGTTTTAGGGCTATAGCAATTCTATCTGTTATTTTGTATCATTACTTTTATCGCTGGAATGACTCAAGATATCCTTATTTTGGAGGAAATTATTTTCATTATGGTTTTAAAGGAGTTCCCTTTTTCTTTATGATAAGTGGATTTGTAATTTGTTATTCGTTAGAAGGCACAAAGGACTTTATATCTTTTTGGAAAAAAAGGTTCATTCGCTTATTTCCTTCTATATTAGTTGCTTCGGTATTAACATATTGTATTTTATTAATATTGGATCACTATAATACATTTCCAGATAATCATTTTAGAAATTTAATCATAAGTATTACCTTTCTTCCGCCTCATATTTATAATTTATTTTCTGAAACTCCGGAGTACTTTAGTTATATCAACTTCGATTATTGGAGTTTATGGCCGGAAATTCAGTTCTATCTCTTTACCAGTATTATTTATTTTTTTAGCAAAAAGAATTTTAAGAGAAATTTTATCATAGTCTGTTTTGCATTCTTACTTTTATATAATGTATTACTTTTTTATGGCTTTGATCAAATTAAAATCGTAAGTAAATTTTTTAATCTATTTAATCTTATAAAGTATCTCATCTTTTTTCTATCAGGAGCATTGTTTTATATGTTGTATAATAATAAAACATTTAAACTATACCTATTTTTACTAATAGTAAGTTTTTTAATCATTAATCATGCTTTTGATTTGTCTGAATTTATTTCAGCAATAATCATGTTTTTATTATTTTTTTGCTTTATATACTATCCTGGATCCTTACAATTTTTAGAAAACAGATTCATTATTAAAATTGGAGTGTCATCTTACTTTCTTTATCTTATTCACGACTATATTGGAGTAGTGTGGATTAAGAACATAGTTAGCTTTTTCTATCCAAACAGTTTTATCGCGCCAATCTTAATTATGATTGTAATGATTACTTTAAGTATTTTTTACACGCAAAAAGTAGAAACTAAGATTAGTAGATATTTACATAAATGTTTATTAAATAAGAATAATGACTAA
- a CDS encoding GNAT family N-acetyltransferase, which translates to MITREATIEDWEILYSFFKIIYRENHPLQNKEFWEWQFGNKEYGRSFICLNEKDEVVGHVGANFGGGLAWIINVYLNEECRGKGVLGKLYGLARNYYPLAATAANEAGLGLYKNMRWVRYYDLVRYVKINPDLVETDFETVCRKVEVNVDHLIKKDTHYFQQPSIKGIVLEDGSRAVSQENVGGLRITDIENLGKLEAQAWQLGYLWIDYITSWNDLKTKDLEKSGWTLDYKNTVPWRLNPVEEKYFCDITFLSEKPLDNEFIVHRSYSDHGRIGSLE; encoded by the coding sequence ATGATCACCAGAGAAGCAACAATAGAAGATTGGGAAATCCTATACTCCTTTTTCAAAATAATTTACCGGGAAAATCATCCGCTGCAGAACAAAGAATTTTGGGAATGGCAGTTTGGAAATAAAGAGTATGGACGCTCTTTTATTTGTTTAAACGAAAAAGATGAAGTAGTAGGACATGTTGGAGCCAATTTTGGAGGTGGACTGGCGTGGATTATTAATGTATATCTCAATGAAGAATGCAGAGGTAAAGGTGTGTTAGGAAAACTATATGGATTAGCCCGAAATTATTATCCTCTTGCGGCAACAGCAGCAAACGAAGCAGGCTTAGGATTGTATAAAAACATGCGTTGGGTCAGATACTATGATTTAGTTCGCTATGTAAAAATAAACCCTGATCTCGTTGAAACCGATTTTGAGACCGTCTGCAGGAAAGTTGAGGTAAATGTAGATCACTTAATAAAAAAAGATACACATTATTTTCAGCAACCTTCGATAAAAGGAATTGTTTTAGAAGATGGCTCCAGAGCGGTAAGTCAGGAAAATGTTGGAGGACTAAGAATTACGGATATTGAAAATCTGGGAAAATTAGAAGCGCAAGCCTGGCAATTAGGGTATTTATGGATAGATTATATAACATCCTGGAATGATCTGAAAACAAAAGACCTGGAGAAAAGCGGCTGGACTTTAGATTACAAAAATACTGTGCCATGGAGGTTAAATCCTGTTGAAGAAAAATATTTTTGCGATATAACATTTCTTTCAGAGAAACCTTTGGATAACGAATTTATAGTGCATAGATCTTACTCGGATCATGGTAGAATAGGAAGCTTAGAATAA
- a CDS encoding polysaccharide deacetylase family protein, which produces MLTVSNYHYIRSDFKTKYPSIFGLTPNEFRQQLLLLKNQGNFVHPNDLVSDLRTILESEDNNLLVTFDDGLKEQFDLALPILDELNIPAVFFVNSINSEEKKVTTVHKIHLLRSIISSSEFLDKFIDVPFSPSEKQNAQSIYRYDDEKSAVLKYILNFKLDFREQEQIVNRLFDLYFEEAAIFESLYMTDQNLKELANKGYLGSHTHSHYPLGLLDSETIKKELEKTKTYLDTLTHSNIKMVSYPYGTPEVCTNQVADLAKETGYKIGFTTKRGINTAEENPLLLNRFDCNDLAGGKNYNKI; this is translated from the coding sequence ATGCTTACAGTTAGTAATTACCATTATATCAGATCAGATTTTAAGACTAAATATCCCAGTATATTCGGTCTGACTCCAAATGAGTTTAGACAACAGCTACTATTGCTGAAAAACCAAGGTAATTTTGTTCATCCCAATGATCTGGTTTCTGATTTACGTACAATATTAGAATCAGAGGATAACAATTTACTTGTTACTTTTGATGACGGTTTAAAAGAGCAGTTTGATCTCGCTTTGCCTATTTTAGATGAACTAAACATTCCTGCAGTTTTTTTTGTAAATTCAATTAATTCTGAAGAAAAAAAGGTAACAACCGTACATAAAATTCATTTGTTAAGATCGATTATTTCATCTTCGGAGTTTTTAGATAAATTTATTGATGTGCCTTTTTCTCCGTCAGAAAAGCAAAATGCTCAAAGCATTTACAGGTATGATGATGAAAAAAGTGCGGTCTTAAAATACATCTTAAATTTTAAATTAGATTTTAGAGAACAGGAACAGATTGTCAATAGGTTATTTGATCTTTATTTTGAAGAAGCTGCGATTTTTGAATCGCTTTATATGACAGATCAAAATTTAAAAGAATTGGCCAATAAGGGGTATTTAGGTAGTCATACACATAGTCATTATCCGTTAGGATTATTAGACAGTGAAACTATAAAAAAGGAACTTGAAAAAACAAAAACATATTTAGATACCTTAACCCATTCCAATATAAAGATGGTTTCCTATCCGTATGGGACTCCTGAAGTTTGTACAAATCAGGTAGCAGATCTGGCTAAGGAAACCGGATACAAAATAGGTTTTACAACCAAAAGAGGTATTAATACTGCAGAAGAGAATCCTTTGTTACTAAACAGATTTGATTGTAACGATTTAGCAGGAGGAAAAAACTATAATAAAATATGA
- a CDS encoding polysaccharide deacetylase family protein encodes MKAKFKSIYYKLNKLKNRLLYGKPVFVAMYHRTSNEVRSELQYLTVDLASFEKQLHYFKENYQILRLSDDWNSLKKTGIVITFDDGYADNLANALPLLEKYEIPATIFVTTLNINTKKEFWWDRFVFDYNFCDPFFYLPDVKEKVSKQTHSFSDLNKLMGKLSNEEKEIWFLDFESLNKIPFHDNEDFRSLSDEELKRLSEHPLIDIGIHTHNHYPFGNLSYEEQKKELSFSIEKLDKLVTKSVKYLALPHGSYNESTLKVIEESDCLGMLIANNDYSNYKNKSGKKINRILIPNIKDKELVKFMNRFDFKIW; translated from the coding sequence ATGAAAGCTAAATTTAAAAGTATATATTACAAGTTGAATAAACTCAAAAACCGATTGCTTTATGGTAAGCCGGTTTTTGTTGCCATGTATCACAGAACCAGTAATGAAGTTAGAAGTGAGTTGCAATACTTAACTGTTGATCTTGCTAGTTTTGAAAAGCAACTTCATTATTTTAAGGAAAATTATCAGATTCTTAGATTATCTGATGATTGGAACTCATTAAAGAAGACAGGAATAGTCATTACATTCGATGATGGATACGCAGATAATTTAGCAAATGCTTTACCCCTATTGGAGAAGTATGAAATACCGGCTACAATTTTTGTAACGACATTAAATATAAATACTAAAAAAGAGTTTTGGTGGGATCGTTTTGTATTTGACTATAACTTCTGTGATCCGTTTTTCTATCTTCCTGATGTAAAAGAAAAAGTATCCAAACAAACACACTCGTTTAGCGATTTAAACAAACTTATGGGCAAACTATCAAATGAAGAAAAGGAAATTTGGTTTTTAGATTTTGAAAGTTTAAATAAAATTCCTTTTCACGATAATGAAGATTTCAGATCATTAAGCGATGAGGAGCTTAAACGTTTGTCTGAGCATCCATTAATAGATATTGGTATACATACTCATAATCATTATCCCTTTGGGAATCTAAGTTATGAGGAACAGAAAAAAGAGTTAAGTTTTTCAATTGAAAAACTAGATAAATTGGTTACAAAATCAGTAAAGTATTTAGCATTACCTCATGGATCATATAACGAAAGCACACTTAAAGTGATAGAAGAGTCAGATTGCTTAGGAATGCTGATAGCAAATAATGATTATTCCAATTATAAAAATAAATCAGGTAAAAAAATAAATCGAATTTTGATTCCTAATATTAAGGATAAAGAATTGGTGAAATTTATGAATAGATTTGACTTTAAAATATGGTAG
- the neuC gene encoding UDP-N-acetylglucosamine 2-epimerase: MKKILFLTGTRADFGKIKSLISILEQQSEFEVFVFVTGMHLQEQYGYTLIEIERCNFKNVFTFENHTHETTMDLTLAKTIEGLSGYCKTISPDMIVVHGDRVETLAGGIVGSLNNILVAHIEGGEVSGTVDELIRHSVSKLSHIHFVSNKQAAKRLIQMGEIKESVFTIGSPDLDIMFSDQLPDLITVKEYYKIDFENYAIVMFHPVTTEIKEMQKYAENFVSSLLQDNHNYIVIFPNNDLGSQFIIEAYERLKENQRFRIFPSLRFEYFLTLLKNSQFIIGNSSAGIREAPYYGIPIINIGTRQQNRAVHADIINTNYSEEGIMESLAVIDSHKVQNVEDDFGKGNSNVLFLECLQKEDIWLLNHQKQFRDLSN, from the coding sequence ATGAAAAAAATCCTATTTCTTACAGGCACCCGCGCTGATTTTGGAAAGATAAAATCACTAATTTCAATTTTAGAACAACAATCTGAATTTGAGGTTTTTGTTTTTGTGACCGGAATGCATTTGCAGGAACAATATGGTTATACGCTGATCGAAATAGAACGCTGCAATTTTAAGAATGTTTTTACTTTCGAAAATCATACCCATGAAACAACAATGGACTTAACTCTTGCAAAAACTATTGAAGGATTATCAGGTTATTGCAAAACCATTAGTCCGGATATGATAGTTGTTCATGGAGACAGAGTCGAAACCTTAGCGGGCGGAATTGTTGGTTCATTAAACAATATTCTGGTAGCGCACATTGAAGGAGGTGAAGTTTCAGGAACTGTAGATGAATTAATCCGCCATAGTGTTAGTAAACTAAGTCATATTCATTTCGTTTCAAACAAACAGGCGGCAAAAAGGTTGATACAAATGGGAGAGATTAAAGAATCTGTTTTTACAATTGGTTCTCCTGATCTTGATATTATGTTTTCTGATCAGTTGCCGGATTTAATAACGGTAAAAGAATATTATAAGATTGATTTTGAAAATTATGCAATCGTAATGTTTCATCCCGTAACTACAGAAATCAAAGAAATGCAAAAATATGCCGAAAACTTTGTATCCTCTTTATTGCAGGACAACCATAATTATATTGTTATTTTTCCAAACAACGATCTGGGAAGTCAATTTATTATTGAGGCTTATGAGAGATTAAAAGAAAATCAGAGGTTCAGAATTTTTCCGTCTTTGCGTTTCGAGTATTTTTTAACCCTATTAAAAAATAGCCAATTCATTATTGGTAATAGCAGCGCAGGGATCAGAGAAGCTCCGTACTATGGAATTCCAATTATTAATATCGGAACCCGTCAGCAAAACAGAGCGGTTCATGCTGATATAATCAATACAAATTATTCTGAAGAAGGTATAATGGAATCACTTGCTGTTATTGATTCACATAAAGTTCAAAATGTAGAAGATGATTTTGGGAAAGGAAATAGTAATGTACTGTTTCTGGAATGTCTTCAAAAAGAAGATATTTGGCTATTGAACCATCAAAAACAATTTAGAGATTTATCTAATTAA
- a CDS encoding acyltransferase family protein, with protein MKQNIRLRELDFLRGIAIILVLMRHQYITDWTTKMGWIGVDLFFVLSGFLVSGLLFKEYLKFGNIKPGLFLVRRGFKIYPIYYLTYFLYLTPKIIKHQFEWKGFLSDMFFIQNYVCAWGYAYTASWSLAVEEHFYFGFAVLLWFVLKHAWISLKPNQASKTDKFEVLIFLMILLSLCLRIVSNVYFPENGDKNFTMSHLRMDSLFAGVFVSYLYYFKNEKLTHFFESNRIRLMIISFLALMFTPFIDFEESFFVRTFGYSLLYIAFSIILVFFLVSTEVNKKLDSLFSNRIVNIISKIGFSSYSIYIIHGFVNFFFALVNNFVLNKFFNQISIFFLTCIISVLCGIFMTLNIEKYFLNYRDKYFPSRIN; from the coding sequence TTGAAGCAAAATATTAGATTAAGAGAACTTGATTTTTTAAGAGGGATCGCAATTATTTTGGTCTTAATGCGCCACCAGTATATAACAGACTGGACCACAAAAATGGGCTGGATAGGCGTTGACTTATTTTTTGTTTTAAGCGGATTTCTTGTTTCAGGACTCTTATTCAAAGAGTATCTAAAATTTGGAAATATAAAACCAGGTTTGTTTTTAGTACGAAGAGGATTTAAAATCTATCCCATATACTATTTAACCTATTTTTTATACTTAACCCCTAAGATTATTAAACATCAATTTGAATGGAAAGGTTTCTTATCAGATATGTTTTTCATTCAGAACTATGTTTGTGCGTGGGGTTATGCTTATACAGCTAGTTGGTCATTAGCAGTCGAAGAACATTTTTATTTTGGTTTTGCCGTACTATTATGGTTCGTTCTTAAACATGCTTGGATTAGTTTAAAACCAAATCAAGCAAGTAAAACAGATAAGTTTGAGGTTTTGATCTTTCTAATGATACTTTTATCATTGTGTTTAAGAATTGTCAGTAATGTTTATTTTCCTGAAAATGGAGATAAAAATTTTACAATGTCTCATTTAAGAATGGATTCACTATTTGCCGGAGTTTTTGTTTCATACCTATATTATTTTAAAAATGAGAAGCTAACGCATTTTTTTGAGTCAAATAGAATACGATTAATGATAATCTCATTTTTAGCTCTTATGTTTACACCGTTTATAGACTTTGAAGAATCATTTTTCGTAAGAACATTTGGGTATTCACTTCTTTATATCGCATTTAGTATTATACTTGTGTTTTTTCTTGTAAGTACAGAAGTAAATAAAAAACTTGATAGCCTATTTTCAAACAGAATAGTAAATATTATTAGCAAGATTGGATTTTCCTCCTATAGTATTTATATTATACATGGTTTCGTAAATTTTTTCTTTGCCTTAGTAAATAATTTTGTTTTAAATAAATTCTTTAATCAGATTTCTATATTTTTTCTTACCTGTATCATAAGTGTTTTATGCGGAATTTTTATGACACTTAATATAGAAAAGTATTTCTTAAATTATAGGGATAAATATTTTCCCAGTCGAATAAACTGA
- the neuB gene encoding N-acetylneuraminate synthase, giving the protein MKPYLEIAGRRIGQDFPPLVIAEIGINHEGSLQVAKEMVDAAKRAGAEVVKHQTHIVEDEMSGAAKKVIPGNADVSIYEIMERCSLNEADELELKNYVESKGMIFISTPFSRAAAERLKKFDIPAYKIGSGECNNYPLLEHIASFGKPVILSTGMNTIESITKAVAIFDKHNIPVALLHTTNLYPTPIHLVRFGAMTELHEAFPDKVFGLSDHTLNNNACLGAVALGASILERHFTDHMQRTGPDIVCSMDEKACQELIISSAEIALMRGGTKKPAEEEQVTIDFAFATVCAIAPIKKGDKLSKENIWVKRPGTGKILAEHFNDLIGKTASRDIENDEQLNWEDIN; this is encoded by the coding sequence ATGAAACCCTATCTAGAAATTGCAGGACGAAGAATTGGACAAGATTTTCCACCTTTAGTTATTGCCGAAATTGGAATTAATCACGAAGGTTCTTTGCAAGTTGCAAAAGAAATGGTCGATGCAGCAAAACGAGCAGGTGCCGAGGTAGTAAAACATCAAACCCATATTGTTGAGGATGAAATGAGCGGAGCCGCTAAAAAAGTAATTCCGGGTAATGCAGATGTTTCTATTTATGAAATTATGGAACGTTGCTCTTTGAATGAAGCTGATGAATTAGAACTCAAAAATTATGTTGAAAGCAAAGGCATGATTTTTATTTCAACACCATTTTCACGGGCAGCAGCAGAAAGATTAAAAAAGTTTGATATCCCTGCTTATAAAATTGGTTCTGGAGAATGCAACAATTATCCGTTATTAGAGCATATAGCTTCTTTTGGAAAACCGGTAATTTTGAGTACAGGAATGAATACAATTGAAAGTATTACAAAAGCAGTGGCTATTTTTGATAAACATAATATTCCTGTTGCACTTTTGCATACCACAAATCTATATCCAACACCCATTCATTTAGTACGTTTTGGTGCCATGACAGAATTGCATGAAGCTTTTCCGGATAAAGTATTTGGTTTAAGTGATCATACCTTAAACAATAATGCCTGTTTAGGAGCTGTAGCCCTAGGTGCTAGTATTCTGGAAAGACATTTCACAGATCATATGCAACGAACAGGTCCGGATATTGTTTGTAGTATGGATGAAAAAGCGTGTCAGGAACTAATTATTTCAAGTGCCGAAATTGCATTGATGCGTGGTGGCACAAAAAAACCTGCAGAAGAAGAACAAGTGACGATAGATTTTGCTTTTGCTACTGTTTGTGCAATAGCACCAATAAAAAAAGGCGACAAATTATCTAAAGAAAATATTTGGGTAAAAAGACCAGGAACGGGTAAAATACTGGCAGAACATTTTAATGATCTGATAGGAAAAACGGCCTCAAGAGATATTGAAAATGATGAACAATTAAATTGGGAGGATATAAACTAG
- a CDS encoding cytidylyltransferase domain-containing protein encodes MKTIAIIPARGGSKRLPQKNIKLLGGIPLLAHSIMYAKANSAIIEEIYVSTDDENVKKIALEYGAKVIDRPADISGDHEATASALKHVLQNIDHEVENVVLLQPTNPVRPESLLKETFEIYQKEDSDSLFTVSRNYKKFGKITDQKFVPYNYKIGQRSQDMEPIYFENGLLYITKASLILEDIIISEDAFAFKIDHIFANVDIDTQEDFDFAEFLFHKYIKP; translated from the coding sequence ATGAAAACGATCGCTATTATTCCGGCACGTGGAGGATCTAAAAGATTGCCTCAAAAAAATATAAAACTGCTTGGAGGAATCCCTTTGTTAGCACACAGTATTATGTATGCTAAGGCAAATAGCGCTATCATTGAAGAAATTTATGTTTCGACTGACGATGAAAATGTAAAAAAAATAGCTTTAGAATACGGAGCAAAGGTAATAGACAGACCCGCAGATATTTCGGGAGATCATGAGGCGACAGCTTCGGCATTAAAACATGTTTTACAAAATATTGATCATGAAGTAGAGAATGTGGTACTGCTTCAGCCTACAAACCCTGTTCGTCCGGAAAGTTTGCTAAAAGAAACATTTGAAATTTATCAAAAGGAAGACAGCGATAGTTTATTTACTGTTTCAAGAAACTATAAAAAGTTCGGAAAAATAACAGATCAAAAGTTTGTTCCGTACAATTACAAAATTGGTCAGAGAAGTCAGGATATGGAACCGATTTATTTTGAAAATGGGTTGTTATATATCACAAAAGCATCATTAATTCTTGAAGATATAATTATTTCGGAAGATGCTTTTGCTTTCAAAATAGATCATATTTTTGCCAATGTTGATATTGATACGCAGGAAGATTTTGATTTCGCCGAGTTTTTATTCCACAAATATATAAAGCCCTAA